The Helicobacter pylori genome includes a window with the following:
- a CDS encoding DUF3519 domain-containing protein, whose protein sequence is MAESLKPATTKNLSQGLATTLSGALKYQWTKFTLGTLYRNAPDRILGVKLPKALNEATAGAALKYHIKRALERSHTISEFSKNLELSAQNAKFSNNTLKIIEELTNGVKSASEEIKEKATKYEQALKELQKIDESKLTKEQQQVLKVFNGELDQTEVKGIDLNDLYLLEQGSRNAGARKILRKHYGEENTGGLTNDELFNMSEVIKNGSVLLESFERIKNGFRYAYEWDNNGVKLRLVVDDLNNGNKIFDFYSDRNFIDFRDASLHSGNHPHEPNLTQKPLIDQEDLSKTSKDLNETTQKPTPLSPFEQANVEKLAKLESERLESEQEFLKAKEQETKRKEALKKKLEHERGNAGNIESQTKIEVGEDIPANTQTQLPKSRVRLNEREIYDLDYAIVKAKDLKPSFTTGGTQKRTDMNEKQIKSIAENFDPKKIFGSGGFEDLPIILNDGQVIAGNHRIQGMLNFTPKSRFAYEKAVKEYYHIDLKPDELLVRVPHNRLNNTEINNLAASSNQGRFNSESDHAIAVLSHYEPKLKELETKLNADSIYSLKNIVAKNLNFDKATHPNVGDSNLALLMFNMPRTKTQGIELLNRWQKEFSNDIKSYEKVKKMFVDNAGSFHNLIHDMSFPNVSLNAYLSNIMDRSFANLKNYQTTSESLKDLSEKFYKTSSLEMFEKSDQSTSDISEILGSAIARFARFDDPSKALFEALRSDNIKKGLKEFKIADEAKDMFNPDSKEFKDIDIYDFTHYLLMVNREPNENNPTLKRLIEAVQDMQKESKKGIKEAVSKTSTEETEKAIKERAFKVIEDKEAFLKDLNAIKPMQLPREIDSFLNAFNGIENKENFIKHLQSKPDAKHRLAYLHLVEPTLKEPDITLIFKNQGKEVKKEHIKAFQGDPKTIYYFLVTQDNDSKLITGLKVKPSYIKAEIDKADIIHSFIPQARTLKE, encoded by the coding sequence ATCGCAGAGAGCCTAAAGCCAGCCACCACCAAGAACTTAAGCCAAGGTTTAGCGACCACTCTAAGCGGAGCGTTAAAGTATCAATGGACTAAATTCACGCTAGGGACTTTATACCGTAACGCTCCCGATCGTATTTTAGGAGTGAAATTACCTAAAGCTTTAAACGAAGCCACCGCAGGCGCAGCGTTAAAGTATCACATTAAAAGAGCGTTAGAAAGAAGCCACACAATAAGCGAGTTTAGTAAGAATTTAGAACTAAGCGCGCAAAACGCTAAATTTAGCAACAACACGCTTAAAATCATTGAAGAGCTTACTAACGGCGTCAAAAGCGCGAGCGAAGAAATCAAAGAGAAAGCCACTAAATACGAACAAGCCTTAAAAGAATTACAAAAGATTGATGAAAGCAAGCTTACTAAAGAACAGCAACAAGTTTTAAAAGTGTTTAACGGCGAGTTGGATCAAACAGAGGTTAAAGGAATAGATTTAAACGACCTTTATCTTTTAGAACAAGGATCAAGGAATGCGGGAGCTAGAAAAATACTAAGAAAGCATTACGGAGAAGAGAACACAGGCGGACTAACTAACGATGAACTATTTAACATGAGCGAAGTAATCAAAAACGGAAGCGTGTTATTAGAGAGTTTTGAAAGGATTAAAAACGGATTTAGATATGCTTACGAATGGGATAATAACGGCGTAAAGCTTAGGTTAGTCGTAGATGATTTAAACAATGGAAATAAGATTTTTGATTTTTATAGCGATAGGAATTTTATAGATTTTAGGGATGCCAGTCTACACTCTGGAAACCATCCCCATGAACCTAATCTTACACAAAAACCGCTAATAGATCAAGAGGATTTATCAAAAACAAGCAAAGATTTAAACGAAACCACACAAAAGCCTACACCCTTAAGCCCGTTTGAACAAGCCAACGTCGAAAAGCTTGCGAAACTAGAAAGCGAAAGATTAGAAAGCGAACAAGAATTTTTAAAAGCTAAAGAGCAAGAAACAAAGCGAAAAGAGGCTTTAAAAAAGAAATTAGAACACGAGCGAGGCAATGCGGGCAATATTGAAAGTCAGACTAAAATAGAAGTAGGAGAAGATATACCAGCGAATACGCAAACGCAACTACCTAAAAGCCGAGTGAGATTGAACGAACGAGAGATTTACGATTTAGACTATGCGATCGTGAAAGCCAAAGACTTGAAACCGAGCTTTACCACAGGCGGAACGCAAAAACGCACCGACATGAACGAAAAACAGATTAAAAGCATTGCTGAGAATTTTGACCCTAAGAAGATATTTGGGAGCGGAGGTTTTGAAGATTTACCGATCATTTTAAACGACGGGCAAGTGATCGCAGGAAACCACAGAATCCAAGGCATGCTGAATTTCACGCCTAAAAGCCGTTTTGCTTACGAGAAAGCGGTCAAGGAATACTATCACATAGACTTGAAACCGGACGAGCTGTTAGTGCGAGTGCCACACAACCGACTAAACAATACCGAGATCAACAATTTAGCGGCTTCTAGCAATCAAGGACGCTTTAACAGTGAGAGCGATCATGCGATAGCGGTTTTAAGCCACTATGAACCTAAATTAAAAGAATTAGAAACCAAGTTAAACGCTGATAGCATTTATTCATTAAAAAACATTGTGGCCAAAAACCTTAATTTTGATAAGGCTACTCATCCTAATGTAGGCGATAGTAATTTAGCGTTGTTAATGTTTAACATGCCACGCACTAAAACGCAAGGGATAGAACTATTAAACCGCTGGCAGAAAGAATTTTCAAATGATATTAAAAGCTATGAAAAAGTAAAAAAAATGTTTGTAGATAACGCAGGGAGTTTTCACAATCTCATCCACGACATGAGCTTTCCTAATGTAAGCCTAAACGCTTATTTAAGCAATATTATGGATCGCAGTTTTGCGAATTTAAAGAATTATCAAACAACAAGCGAGAGCCTGAAAGATTTGAGCGAAAAATTCTATAAAACGAGTTCGTTAGAGATGTTTGAAAAGAGCGATCAAAGCACAAGCGATATCAGCGAGATTTTAGGAAGCGCGATCGCACGATTTGCGAGGTTTGATGATCCAAGTAAAGCGTTATTTGAAGCTTTAAGAAGCGATAACATTAAAAAAGGTTTGAAAGAATTTAAGATCGCAGATGAAGCTAAAGACATGTTTAACCCTGATAGTAAGGAATTTAAGGATATTGATATTTACGACTTCACGCATTACCTTTTAATGGTGAATAGAGAGCCGAACGAAAACAACCCTACTTTAAAGCGCTTGATAGAAGCCGTTCAAGACATGCAAAAAGAAAGCAAGAAAGGGATTAAAGAAGCAGTAAGCAAAACAAGCACAGAGGAAACAGAGAAAGCAATTAAAGAACGAGCCTTTAAAGTCATAGAAGACAAAGAAGCGTTTTTGAAAGATTTGAACGCTATAAAACCCATGCAATTACCGAGAGAGATTGATAGCTTTTTAAACGCTTTTAATGGGATTGAAAATAAAGAAAATTTCATTAAACATTTACAAAGCAAGCCTGATGCTAAGCACCGATTAGCTTATTTGCATTTAGTAGAACCTACCTTAAAAGAACCCGATATTACGCTTATTTTTAAAAATCAAGGTAAGGAAGTTAAAAAAGAGCATATCAAAGCCTTCCAAGGCGATCCTAAAACGATTTATTATTTTTTAGTCACACAGGATAATGATAGTAAGCTTATTACAGGATTGAAAGTTAAACCAAGTTACATTAAAGCAGAGATTGACAAGGCGGACATTATCCACTCTTTCATTCCGCAGGCAAGAACGCTTAAAGAATAA
- the hofD gene encoding outer membrane beta-barrel protein HofD: MEVKKYFSYSLFFLLFSSLFLSKLQAYEFNMSIVGKVSSYTKFGFNNQRYQPSKDIYPTGSYTSLLGELNLSMGLYKGLRAEVGAMMAALPYDSTAYQGNNIPNGQPGSRTDPFGAGIFWQYIGWYAGHSGLNVQKPRLAMVHNAFLSYNYKKDKFSFGVKGGRYDAEEYDWFTSYTQGVEGFVKYKDTRFRVMYSDARASASSDWFWYFGRYYTSGKALMIADLKYEKDNLKINPYFYAIFQRMYAPGINITYDTNPNFNNKGFRFVGTFVGFFPIFATPANQNDIILFQQVPLGKSGQTYFFRTRFYYNKWQFGGSVYKNIGNANGDIGIYGDPLGYNIWTNSIYDAEINNIVGADVINGFLYVGSQYRGFSWKILGRWTDSPRADERSLALFLSYFSNRYNIRMDLKLEYYGNITKKGYCIGYCGMYVPVDPNGPGTQPLTHNVYSDRSHIMFNITYGFRIY; encoded by the coding sequence TTGGAAGTTAAGAAGTATTTTTCTTACTCTCTATTTTTTTTGCTTTTTTCTAGTCTTTTTTTATCCAAACTTCAAGCTTATGAATTCAACATGAGCATTGTTGGAAAGGTGAGCAGCTATACCAAGTTTGGCTTTAATAACCAAAGATACCAGCCTTCTAAAGACATTTATCCTACAGGTAGCTACACTTCTTTACTCGGTGAATTGAATTTGAGCATGGGTTTATACAAGGGTTTGAGAGCGGAAGTGGGGGCGATGATGGCAGCGCTCCCCTATGACTCTACCGCTTATCAAGGCAACAATATCCCTAATGGCCAGCCTGGCTCTAGGACTGATCCTTTTGGGGCGGGTATCTTTTGGCAATACATTGGTTGGTATGCGGGACATAGCGGTTTAAATGTGCAAAAACCTCGTTTAGCCATGGTGCATAACGCTTTTTTGAGCTACAACTACAAAAAAGACAAATTCAGTTTTGGTGTGAAAGGGGGGCGCTATGATGCTGAAGAGTATGATTGGTTCACTTCTTACACTCAAGGGGTTGAAGGCTTTGTCAAATACAAAGACACCAGATTCAGAGTGATGTATTCAGACGCTAGGGCTTCAGCGTCAAGCGACTGGTTTTGGTATTTTGGGCGTTACTATACAAGCGGTAAGGCTCTAATGATAGCGGATTTGAAATATGAAAAAGACAACCTAAAAATCAACCCTTATTTTTATGCGATCTTTCAAAGAATGTATGCACCAGGCATTAATATCACTTACGACACCAACCCTAATTTCAACAATAAAGGCTTTCGTTTTGTAGGCACTTTCGTGGGGTTTTTCCCCATTTTTGCCACTCCGGCTAATCAAAATGATATTATTCTATTCCAACAAGTGCCGCTAGGCAAGAGCGGGCAAACTTATTTCTTCCGCACTCGTTTTTACTATAACAAGTGGCAATTTGGGGGCAGTGTCTATAAAAATATCGGTAACGCTAATGGTGATATAGGTATTTATGGGGATCCTTTGGGGTATAATATCTGGACGAATAGTATTTATGACGCAGAAATTAACAATATTGTTGGTGCTGATGTTATCAACGGGTTTTTGTATGTAGGCTCACAATATAGAGGGTTTAGCTGGAAAATTTTAGGCCGTTGGACGGATAGCCCAAGGGCTGATGAAAGGAGTCTTGCACTCTTTTTGAGTTATTTTTCTAATAGGTATAATATTAGAATGGATTTAAAACTAGAATATTATGGCAATATCACCAAAAAAGGCTATTGTATTGGGTATTGTGGCATGTATGTTCCAGTCGATCCTAACGGGCCTGGCACGCAACCTTTAACACACAATGTGTATTCTGACCGAAGCCATATCATGTTTAACATCACTTATGGTTTTAGGATTTACTAG
- a CDS encoding outer membrane family protein → MKLKKRKVAATLLKRFTLPLLFTTGSLGAVTYEVHGDFINFSKVGFNRSPINPVKGIYPTETFVNLTGKLEGSVHLGRGWTVNLGGVLGGQVYDNTRYDRWAKDFTPPSYWDKTSCGTDSLSLCMNATKMWEQQGPGGIIDPRGIGYMYMGEWNGLFPNYYPANAYLPGHSRRYEVYKANLTYDSDRVHMVMGRFDVTEQEQMDWIYQLFQGFYGTFKLTNKMKFLLFSSWGRGIADGQWLFPIYREKPWGIHKAGIIYRPTKNLLIHPYVYLIPQVGTLPGVKVEYDTNPEFRGIGIRNKTTLYVLYDYRWNNAEYGRYAPARYNTWDPFLDNGKWRGLQGPGGATLYLHHHIDINNYFVVGGAYLNIGNPNMNLGTWGNPVALDGIEQWVGGIYSLGFAGIDNITDADAFTEYVKGGGKHGKFSWSVYQRFTTAPRALEYGIGMYLDYQFSKHVKAGLKLVWLEFQIRAGYNPGTGFLGPNGQPLNLNNGLFESSAFAQGPQNMGGIAKSITQDRSHLMTHISYSF, encoded by the coding sequence ATGAAATTAAAGAAACGAAAAGTTGCGGCTACATTGCTAAAGCGTTTTACCTTGCCACTATTGTTCACTACGGGTTCATTAGGGGCGGTTACTTATGAAGTGCATGGGGATTTTATCAACTTCTCCAAAGTGGGTTTTAACCGTTCGCCTATTAACCCTGTTAAAGGTATCTATCCCACAGAAACTTTTGTTAACCTTACGGGTAAGCTAGAGGGGTCTGTGCATTTAGGTAGGGGATGGACCGTGAATTTAGGCGGTGTTTTGGGAGGACAAGTTTATGATAACACTAGGTATGATAGGTGGGCAAAGGATTTTACCCCCCCAAGCTATTGGGATAAAACTTCTTGCGGCACTGATTCTTTGAGCCTTTGTATGAATGCCACTAAAATGTGGGAACAGCAAGGACCAGGCGGTATTATTGACCCTAGAGGTATTGGCTATATGTATATGGGTGAGTGGAACGGCTTGTTCCCTAACTACTATCCGGCTAACGCCTACTTGCCTGGGCATTCAAGGCGCTATGAAGTTTATAAAGCGAATCTTACCTATGATAGCGACAGAGTCCATATGGTAATGGGGCGTTTTGATGTTACGGAGCAGGAGCAAATGGATTGGATTTACCAATTGTTCCAAGGTTTTTATGGGACTTTCAAGCTTACGAATAAGATGAAATTCTTGCTCTTTAGCTCTTGGGGTCGTGGTATCGCTGATGGTCAATGGTTGTTCCCTATCTATCGTGAAAAGCCTTGGGGTATTCATAAAGCCGGTATTATTTATCGCCCTACAAAGAATTTATTGATCCACCCTTATGTGTATCTTATCCCACAAGTAGGCACATTGCCCGGTGTTAAAGTAGAGTATGATACCAACCCTGAGTTCAGAGGGATAGGCATTAGAAATAAAACGACTCTCTATGTGTTGTATGACTATCGTTGGAATAACGCTGAATACGGTCGTTACGCACCCGCTCGTTATAACACTTGGGATCCGTTCTTGGATAATGGTAAGTGGCGTGGCTTGCAAGGTCCTGGTGGTGCGACACTCTATTTGCACCACCATATAGACATTAACAACTACTTTGTGGTTGGTGGTGCTTATCTCAACATTGGTAACCCTAACATGAACTTAGGTACTTGGGGTAACCCTGTGGCTCTTGATGGTATCGAACAATGGGTCGGTGGCATCTACAGCTTAGGGTTTGCGGGGATTGACAACATTACCGATGCTGACGCGTTCACCGAGTATGTTAAAGGTGGAGGTAAGCATGGTAAGTTCAGTTGGAGCGTTTATCAGCGCTTCACCACCGCACCAAGGGCTTTGGAATATGGTATCGGTATGTATCTAGACTATCAGTTTAGCAAGCATGTTAAAGCGGGTCTCAAACTTGTGTGGTTAGAGTTCCAAATTCGTGCGGGTTACAACCCTGGAACCGGTTTCCTTGGGCCAAACGGTCAGCCACTTAACTTGAATAATGGTTTGTTTGAATCTTCTGCGTTCGCGCAAGGTCCTCAAAACATGGGCGGTATCGCAAAAAGTATTACCCAAGATAGAAGCCATTTGATGACACACATCAGTTATAGTTTCTAA
- a CDS encoding catalase family peroxidase: MKKIGLSLCLVFSLGFLKAHEVSTEEIADIFYKLNAKEPKMKINHTKGFCAKGVFLPNPQAKEDLDVPLLNEKEIPASVRYSLGGVAMDDKSKVRGMALKLENQNASWTMVMLNTEINFAKNPNEFAQFFEMRIPKNGKVDEARIKKLYEEVPSYRNFAAYTKTIGISSSVANTPYYSVHAFKFKDKKEKLLPARWKFVPKDGIKYLNPQELKQKDSNYLLSSFQQHLKTKPIEYQMYLVFANKNDATNDTTALWKGKHKELLVGTLKVEKYEGMGCNKDVYFPADLPKGVEAPTDPLFQIRNEVYGITFNRRQ; the protein is encoded by the coding sequence ATGAAAAAAATTGGTTTGAGCTTGTGTTTGGTTTTTAGCTTGGGTTTTTTAAAAGCCCATGAAGTGAGCACTGAAGAGATTGCGGATATTTTCTACAAACTCAACGCCAAAGAGCCTAAAATGAAAATCAACCACACTAAGGGGTTTTGCGCTAAAGGCGTGTTCCTCCCTAACCCGCAAGCAAAAGAGGATTTAGATGTGCCATTACTCAATGAAAAAGAAATCCCTGCATCTGTAAGGTATTCTTTAGGAGGCGTGGCGATGGATGATAAAAGCAAAGTTAGGGGAATGGCGTTAAAATTAGAAAATCAAAACGCTAGCTGGACAATGGTGATGCTCAATACAGAAATCAATTTTGCCAAAAACCCTAACGAATTCGCCCAATTTTTTGAGATGAGAATCCCTAAAAATGGCAAGGTGGATGAAGCAAGAATCAAAAAGCTTTATGAAGAAGTCCCCTCTTATAGGAATTTTGCCGCTTACACCAAAACGATAGGGATTAGCTCAAGCGTGGCTAACACGCCTTATTATAGCGTTCATGCGTTCAAGTTTAAAGATAAGAAAGAAAAATTATTGCCTGCGAGATGGAAATTTGTGCCTAAAGACGGCATCAAGTATCTTAACCCCCAAGAATTAAAGCAAAAAGATTCAAATTATCTGCTTTCTTCATTCCAACAACACCTTAAAACTAAACCCATAGAGTACCAAATGTATCTGGTGTTTGCGAATAAAAATGATGCCACCAACGACACGACCGCACTTTGGAAAGGCAAACACAAAGAATTGTTGGTAGGGACATTGAAAGTTGAAAAATACGAAGGAATGGGTTGCAATAAAGACGTGTATTTCCCAGCCGATCTCCCTAAAGGCGTAGAAGCCCCTACTGATCCCTTATTCCAAATCAGGAATGAAGTTTATGGGATCACTTTTAATAGAAGGCAATAA
- a CDS encoding restriction endonuclease produces the protein MFNNNDFKDYRKLLGFGSQNAFKEFLGTKDIQPCVDFSYLNALKKRLIEIFSAINSIYCFKYNEYELECFFKNSIEQVFSKIVDTYIIYKLNNQGRRPEEVCFSWMRGFLVAEFFKNFIACLFGAQKETIKFFGGDNFESIESFKRSPKADFLLDNHLLLEVQSGFQGINDIKEHKVIEAKRRLITDKIPTIVVHFDLFNGQVACVEISKIKDNDLNWITRQQMEGQSVFNISQNFFDYKITEIPSKPLS, from the coding sequence ATGTTTAACAATAATGACTTTAAGGATTACAGAAAATTACTGGGTTTTGGTTCGCAAAATGCGTTTAAGGAATTTTTAGGCACTAAAGACATACAACCTTGCGTTGATTTCAGTTATTTAAACGCACTCAAAAAAAGGCTTATTGAAATTTTTAGCGCTATCAATAGTATTTATTGTTTTAAATATAATGAGTATGAATTGGAATGCTTTTTTAAAAACTCCATAGAGCAAGTGTTTTCAAAGATAGTGGATACTTATATTATTTATAAGCTGAATAATCAAGGCAGAAGACCTGAAGAAGTGTGTTTTTCTTGGATGCGTGGGTTTTTAGTAGCGGAGTTTTTTAAGAATTTTATCGCTTGTCTTTTTGGCGCACAAAAAGAAACCATTAAATTTTTTGGTGGTGATAATTTTGAGAGCATAGAAAGCTTTAAAAGAAGTCCTAAAGCCGATTTTTTGTTAGACAATCATTTACTGCTAGAAGTTCAAAGCGGGTTTCAAGGGATCAATGATATTAAAGAACATAAAGTTATAGAAGCTAAAAGGCGTTTGATAACGGATAAAATCCCTACTATTGTGGTGCATTTTGATCTGTTTAACGGGCAAGTAGCGTGCGTAGAAATTTCTAAAATCAAAGACAATGATTTGAATTGGATAACCCGCCAACAAATGGAAGGGCAGAGCGTTTTTAATATTTCGCAAAACTTTTTTGATTACAAAATTACAGAAATACCTAGTAAGCCGCTTTCATAA
- a CDS encoding DNA cytosine methyltransferase yields the protein MYKVADIFCGAGGLSYGFSMHPYFELIWANDIDKDAILSYQANHKETQTILCDIMQLNCHNLPCVSIDILLGGPPCQSYSTLGKRKMDEKANLFKEYLRLLDLVKPKMFVFENVVGLMSMQKGQLFKQICNAFKERGYILEHAILNALDYGVPQIRERVILVGVLKSFKQKFHFPKPIKTHFSLKDALGDLPPIQGGENGDALGYLKNADNVFLEFVRNSKELSEHSSPKNNEKLIKIMQTLKDGQSKDDLPENLRPKSGYTNTYAKMWWEKPAPTITRNFSTPSSSRCIHPRDSRALSIREGARLQSFPDNYKFYGSTSAKRLQIGNAVPPLLSVALAQAVFDFLKG from the coding sequence TTGTATAAGGTAGCAGATATTTTTTGTGGTGCTGGAGGATTGAGCTATGGCTTTTCTATGCACCCTTATTTTGAATTAATATGGGCTAATGATATAGACAAGGACGCTATTTTAAGCTATCAAGCCAATCATAAAGAAACGCAAACCATTTTATGCGATATTATGCAACTTAATTGCCACAACTTACCATGCGTTTCAATTGATATTCTACTAGGCGGACCACCATGCCAGAGCTATTCTACCCTTGGCAAAAGAAAAATGGATGAAAAAGCGAATCTGTTTAAAGAATATTTGCGGCTCTTGGATTTAGTAAAACCAAAAATGTTTGTTTTTGAAAATGTGGTGGGTTTAATGTCTATGCAAAAAGGGCAATTATTCAAACAAATTTGTAACGCTTTTAAAGAGAGAGGTTATATTTTAGAGCATGCCATTTTAAACGCCCTAGATTATGGTGTGCCTCAAATAAGAGAGCGAGTGATTTTAGTGGGCGTGCTCAAAAGCTTTAAACAAAAATTCCACTTCCCCAAACCCATAAAAACGCATTTTTCTCTAAAAGACGCTTTAGGGGATTTACCACCCATTCAAGGCGGTGAAAATGGTGATGCTTTAGGTTATCTTAAAAATGCGGATAATGTTTTTTTGGAATTTGTGCGAAATTCTAAAGAATTAAGCGAACATAGCAGTCCTAAAAACAATGAAAAACTTATAAAAATCATGCAAACGCTAAAAGACGGACAGAGTAAAGACGATTTGCCAGAAAATTTACGCCCCAAAAGTGGTTATACTAATACCTATGCCAAAATGTGGTGGGAAAAACCAGCCCCCACCATTACAAGAAATTTTTCTACCCCAAGCAGTTCTAGGTGTATCCATCCAAGAGACTCTAGAGCGTTAAGCATTAGAGAGGGGGCAAGATTGCAAAGCTTTCCTGATAATTATAAATTTTATGGGAGCACTAGCGCTAAAAGATTGCAAATTGGCAATGCCGTTCCGCCTTTATTGAGTGTAGCGCTCGCACAGGCGGTTTTTGACTTTTTAAAGGGGTAA
- a CDS encoding GIY-YIG nuclease family protein gives MHISEVKTAFKIADVEYVKDSTKLNFNYLKDLKDENNQSLSQNILTQNVARVYLIVVDGEIKKIGGSQADGGIKSTLNIYKDGGVKGRPSIRSFGVWYFLYHTILTGAKIEFYMIYQPNFETQVKGLFGFHAIKDASISYKLLEQACLTDYRNNNNDALPEWNVQEQGKDWPNDIKDEHANITQKAQNREKAVHRKAIDKPSGILKD, from the coding sequence ATGCATATTAGCGAAGTCAAAACTGCCTTTAAAATCGCTGATGTAGAATACGTGAAAGACAGCACAAAGTTAAATTTCAACTATCTTAAGGATTTAAAAGATGAAAACAATCAATCTTTATCTCAAAATATTTTAACTCAAAATGTGGCTAGAGTGTATTTAATTGTAGTGGATGGTGAGATTAAAAAAATCGGTGGCTCTCAAGCAGATGGCGGGATTAAAAGCACACTCAATATTTATAAAGATGGGGGAGTCAAAGGGAGGCCTAGTATTAGAAGTTTTGGTGTGTGGTATTTTCTTTATCACACAATACTCACAGGGGCTAAAATAGAATTTTACATGATTTATCAGCCTAATTTTGAAACTCAAGTGAAAGGCTTGTTTGGTTTTCATGCAATCAAAGACGCAAGCATCAGCTATAAACTTTTAGAGCAAGCTTGCTTGACGGATTATAGAAACAATAACAATGATGCATTACCCGAATGGAATGTGCAAGAGCAAGGTAAAGATTGGCCAAACGATATTAAAGATGAGCATGCCAATATCACTCAAAAAGCTCAAAACAGAGAAAAGGCCGTCCATAGAAAAGCGATTGACAAACCTAGCGGAATTTTAAAAGATTAA
- a CDS encoding DNA adenine methylase, with the protein MHANLFNQNASKKDVFLHNLRSNNGRYKRYIKAPLRYGGGKSLAVGLIVEYIPNGVRRVISPFIGGGSVEIACATELGLEVLGFDIFDILVNFYQALLKDKQALYDNLFSLEPNQETYSIIKQELKAHYKKECVLDPLILARDYYFNFNLSYGPGFLGWMSKIYTDKQRYLNALLKIKDFNAPSLKVECSSFEEVLLAYPNDFFYLDPPYVLENSKMFKGIYPMRNFPIHHNGFKHEVLARMLKRHRGPFILSYNDCEFVRNAYKDFKILEPSWQYTMGQGEIRMGKNRLERGDNNHVKQSHELLIIKE; encoded by the coding sequence ATGCATGCGAATTTATTCAACCAAAACGCTAGTAAAAAAGATGTTTTTTTGCACAATTTACGCTCCAATAATGGGCGTTACAAACGCTACATAAAAGCCCCTTTAAGATATGGTGGGGGCAAGTCTTTAGCTGTAGGGTTAATAGTGGAGTATATACCTAATGGTGTGCGTAGGGTTATTAGCCCTTTTATAGGTGGGGGGAGCGTAGAAATTGCATGCGCAACAGAGTTGGGTTTAGAAGTGCTAGGCTTTGATATTTTTGACATTTTAGTGAATTTTTATCAAGCGCTGCTCAAAGACAAACAAGCTCTTTATGATAATTTGTTCTCTTTAGAACCTAATCAAGAAACTTACAGCATTATCAAACAAGAGTTAAAAGCCCACTATAAAAAAGAATGCGTTTTAGACCCTTTAATTTTGGCTAGAGATTATTACTTTAACTTTAATTTAAGCTACGGGCCGGGATTTTTAGGGTGGATGAGTAAAATTTACACTGACAAACAACGCTATCTAAACGCCCTTTTAAAAATTAAAGATTTTAACGCCCCTAGTTTAAAGGTGGAATGCTCTAGTTTTGAAGAAGTGTTGCTCGCTTATCCTAATGATTTTTTCTATCTTGACCCCCCTTATGTGTTAGAAAATTCTAAAATGTTTAAAGGGATTTATCCTATGCGTAATTTTCCTATCCACCATAATGGTTTTAAACATGAAGTCTTAGCTCGCATGTTAAAAAGGCATAGAGGGCCATTTATTTTAAGTTATAATGACTGCGAATTTGTAAGGAATGCTTATAAAGATTTTAAAATTTTAGAGCCATCTTGGCAATACACTATGGGACAAGGCGAGATCAGAATGGGTAAAAATCGCTTAGAAAGAGGCGATAATAACCATGTCAAACAATCTCATGAGTTATTGATTATCAAGGAGTAA